The segment aaatattatagcAGTTTTTTTACAACCAACTGAAGGTTTGCCCTGGGTTTTTTTCAATGACTTTCTTGTGGGAACTTCTATTTTGCCACTTATTCATGTGCGGTTTGAATTCTGATTGCCATAAAGGGaatgggtacatgtacatgggggTAAGAAAGGTATAAGTGGCATGTCAAATTTTTActaaaatagtgtgctttcagatgccaaatacAAGGCATgcggcctgaagtcttttattatttgagtgagaaatgacttttTGTCTCAAAAACTCAGTTACTTcaggggagccatttctcaagaTGTTTCacactgtcaacagctctccattgctcgttaccaagtaagttttgcttactattattttgaataattaccaatagtgtccatccagtgcctttaagcaataacAAATCAAATGGCAAATAAGACGAATCATCCTGGCAGGGAAAAATATTTTACTGTTGTAATTTAGGTCCTAACCTAAATCTAGTGGTGAGTCCCGTTGGACTTGTCGACACTGGAGAGCTAATAAATAGACGTCAGCTGCACGCTTGGGTTGACAACAGACTGCCGCATGGCCAGGCCGCAGGGTGCTGCCCAGCCACCGGTCACGCCCGACTGGTTTATtgcataaagccattggacactttcggtaaacagtattgtccaaggcccacacttcgtgtatcacaacttctatataaaattacaaacctgtaaaaatttaggctcaatcggtcatcggagtcgggagaaaataacaggaaaaataaatttgtaattctcgctatcgagaattgatattgctttattgtttctcaaaaagtaaagtatttcatggactaatatttcaagagaagtctttcacctttaccttctgtaaaccctttaagttatttgtaaatctgtgaactttttttcctttttctgtaccgaaagtgtataatggctttaactatcACAATAGACAATAACAACAATCAAAACATTACCTTGTTCTTAGAAAATTTCTGACAGATCAAGTGGAACACTTTTTCTCTCTCCTTAGTGTTCTTGGTATTTGATGCACAGACCTGGTACAGTAGAGACTTGAACATCTCTGCATGAACCATGTTGTTAGGATCCAGGATGGTGCCATTGCTGACTTGCACTGACTGCAGCTCCTCATCTGCCAcgataaaaacacacaacaagaACAAATTATTCTGGACAATTTAATTACACAGGCGGGCCTATTGTACGACACAAACTGACAAAAcagaatgtccacagattaacataaaagcTTACAGTAAGTTacactttgaagataatgatggtagaaagcttccagtTAAAGtattacttgatgaggtgccgtagtctttgagaaatgagtaactaTCTTAATGtcaggaaaataatttttgtctcacttcACGCGACTACATatttacgcaactctcctgaaaacattgctctgaaAAATGGATCTActaaaaggtatcaaaaccctttaaacaaGGAACCGTTGGGTAAGGTTTGTCTGCTTCTTTTCTAGCTTCCTGGAAAGTGAAAGAGTATCACAGGTTCATTTTGATAAACAAACAGTAAATAAAAAGAGGAAACTCAATTGACTGAATTTTTTACAGCCTGTGGAAACTTGATTGCACCACAATTTTAAGGCCAGTTAATGGTTGGTTGCGCAATGGTCGGGCGATGGTAATCTTGACAGTTTGTAGGCCTCAATGTTAACTATATAAACTATTTTGCGCGTCAACATTTCCATCGCGTGATGGTCGTGTGACCGattataaaccggcctttacagATTCATCTCTTTTCAACCGCCTGTATCTGGCGTTTTCTTGAATCAGTAATAGCTTAACAACAATGGCAAAATGTTTGTTAGGCCCACATTATATGTCACTCAAATCACATACGCCTCCTTgaagcaaaaaaaatattacaaattaactTTGTTCAAAACATTTAAGGAGACTATGTCAATCTAAAGGAATAAAGACCTCGATGACGCCAATTggaatcatttaaaataaaatgaatccCAATATTTGTTCCTCTCCCTTAGGCAGAGTTTAAATTCAGTCTCAATAATTGGTTTGAACTTTCTAAAGGAGAGGCAAACAGTtataaggaacacgttgccttggatcggtcgagttggtctttgaaaaagcgtttgtaaccgtttgttatcgaatgcatatagttagaaagatgttgtaaaactagaatacaatgatccacacaaacatgcctcaaaattgcacggttttccttttacctcgtcgactaaacacggtccgccatttatgggagtcaaatttttgactcgggcataaatggccaaccgtgttagttcgcaaagtaaaaggaaaaccatgcaatttcgaggcaaatttgtgtggatcattgtattctacttttaaaacatatttctaaccaatgcattttataacaaacggttaaaaatgctttttatagaccaacttaaggcaacgtgttcctttaaatcatcACTTATTTTTTGCACTTTCTTTCCCATCACATACATTGTAAGTATTTCCCTACAGTTGACTATACATATTTCCCAAGAATTGTATAGTGCACTTTACCCTTATTATTATAGAGCAGTCCaatgtcaggcctgatacttcacggaggcaacgaaggtgattgcctccgttgcccctggtcattgccttggtgcccttgaaatgctactgtagaaatttacaatcccctcatagggtgccctttatacctaggagaaaatgccttggtgcccttgccctttcataaatgaagtatacaggcctgcaaTGTCAAACCATTACAAACAGTCTGATGTAGAAAAATGCTATTAACAAATAGCTCACTTACCGTCATTTTCATCAAAGTCACTGATGGATGAGGGATTGTAAGAAGCCATGTCTAGAGTCTAGACCAACATCGGATGTCATATAGAAGACGAGGTTCTTCCCAACCTGTGAATGAATAGTTAAAATAGAAACGTTACTGGCTAACTGTTTACTTTGAgggtttattttctttttggggggggaggggggattaTGTTCGTGGAGACGATAGAGAAAGCGGGAGACAAGAgatagcggaatgaacctcatCATAGTTTTAGCTGGTCCCCACCCCCTTCTTCTAGAAACTAGATCACAGAGGAGCCTTACAGTTACACTTaaagtttctagaagtacccaTCCCCCTCtccacccccaccccaacaaaattgaggcccccccccccctctggaAACATTTGTGACAGTGCTCACTGCTCATGAACAGATGAACAGTTGAACAAAAGGAAAATGAagttttgtatttaaacaaattaagttaACGATCGCTAACATTGCTGCCACAAAATGGCTTCCTACCCCTTTAAAAGATCGGAAGCTCATACCAGCCGACATGTGAAAGAGACAACTAATTTAAACTACTTCAAATCCTATAGAGAGGTTGCGTGACCCcacaaaaagtttgttgtgcGCGCCGTCGGCCATGTCGAGTACTATTTCTGTTGGTAACGCGTCGTCTGCTCGCAACAGCAGATGCACGTTTGTAACCGAGAAAGTTGGTTTTTCTCTGATAGACAAATATTTGGTGAaggttttctttcagtattttatTTGGTAAAACAATGAATTACATCAAGCACATAATATTAACTCCAGATATAGCAAGTCAACGCCGGTCGATACTGTGAGAAAAATACGAACGAATTTGAATTCGTTAAAACAACaattgttaaaacaacaaaGATCCATATGAATTCAAACATGCCGACTGGTCTCCAAACATTGAACTGTGTCGTAGCCAGATATTATTAACTCTGAGTGCATTTAAGTCCATTGATGCACTATACAATCAAATTGGATGGGTGACGGAGGTGAAGGTGCACATCGAGGAAAATTTGCTCAGGAAGGAAAAAGACTTTGCAGTTTTACTCTTGAGGCCGCACTTATTgcgaaacattatttattttgtatggaCGTGGACATGGCTACCAACTACCTACCACATCACGGTACCACCACtgtagaaaacaaattatttttgttcaaatcgGAACTGGGATTTTAGCAAAATGTATGACTTGCTTTCGGCAAGGGTGGTGCGGTATTTGGCTGGCCTCCATCAGCACTCTGGTATATTTTACATTCAACTATCTGAAGGGGGCGATTCACGTTGACAAAATGCATCTTTTTGGcattgatttgatttatttttggatggtttattcacaatacaacaaaaatattctcgGCTGCgagagcaaaagcgtgcgcaatctgcGCTATGTTTGTACGCCAGCTCAAATTGATAATTCTGACAAActgctagttgcgataacgtaaccctcctcccgacggccgcaacTAGACGAAATGTATGTTTAAAAAGCCTTTCAttttttcaaggcgttttcataCAGATTTTTTGAAGATTCTGAAGGAAAAGAACATGAACAACCCTCCCcggccccctccccccccccctccaatgaCCGAACTACACCCCCCCTCCAACGACcgaactaccccccccccacccccacccccttcccAGAAGTTCATGGCTTCGCCGCTGACATCATTCTCACATTCACATAACACTTTAAACTTCAATTTCACTCCTATGTTTATTAAGTAGTTTTTCCATGGTAAAGGTTTTCTACTCTTTTCTCGTGCACCGCATTATGTTGCAGATATGGCAGACGTCCACCATCAGACGTACGTACGTCCGTGCCATTTTAATCCCACTCAATCAACTCAGGCCGTCTCTCTTGTTTACacttttgaaacaaacaaacaaacacggCAGAGACAACTTGCAACTTCCACCGCCGGTCATCAATCAAagtcaatcaaatcaaatgaaattgtTTCCCACACAATTTGAGAAGTGTCTTAAATCATCGTACAAACAATTCCCAAAATGTTCAATACAAAAGATACTGTCGTTCGgctactctctctctctctctctgtacATTCCGTAGACTCAAATGCTCTGTTGGAATTCCCCCAACCAAACTGCAAGCTGCAACATGCAAGATTCGATTGAAGAAGATTGCAAGATGGGtgaacagcgccaccaagtgTTCATAGCTCGGTAACAACATGGCCTCTTCACAACTTGACAATATTTTTGAGACCTTTCTTGAAAATCTAGACCTAGTGGTCAGCAAACTAAAAGGTAATAATCTTGTAATATTTTCATTGgctaactttccgtatggcgccaccaccttttcactaatttttacaaaaagggatatctcattgaggtaaattagatactatattatttcatatcgaatgaaaaagtggtggcgccataatacggaaacttttccacgtaaccctcctgccgtcCTGCcgacggcaggagggttacgttatcgcaactacccaccttgttgagctgttaatggctctgcttttaacatcggtctcatcactgtcactaTTACaatgtaatggtgacagtgatgagaccgatgtaatggtgacagtgatgtcACTATTACaatgtaatggtgacagtgatgagaccgatgtaatggtgacagtgatgagaccgatgttaaaagcggagccatcaatcaacagctcaacaaggtgggctacaaGGTGGGCTACTACTGCAGCTGCACAGACAGCATACGTCAAGCTTTGTTATAACGTGGAGCTGTATTGGTTATATTTAAGGTCATAACAATGTGTAGCCCTTGGAATAGGGTGGTAAACAAAATAAGGTCGACTCCCTTCACTTCTTCTTTCTTGACTTCCTTGCTTGGTTGGGTTGGGACCAGTACAGTCAGTAGTTGCGATCGATCGAGCCGGCTTAGTACATTATCACAACTAATTGGGACCTTGCTCATGTTCCTTGACCTTGTTGGGAGTCCAGCGTATTCAGGTAATACTAATAGTATAGGAAGATATGGGGATAGACAAGCTTCGAACTTGTTGGCGGAAAAATATTTGTAgcctttttaaagccattggacactttcggtaaacagtattgtccaaggcccacacttcgtgtatcacaacttctatataaaataacaaacctgtgaaaatttaggctcaatcggtcatcggagtcgggagaaaataacgggaaaacccacccttgtttccgcatgttttgccgtgtcatgacatgtgtttaaaataaatctgtaattctcgatatcgagaattgatattgttttaatgttttctcaaaaagcaaagcatttcatggaataatatttcaaaagaggtctttcaccattaccttctgtaaaccctgtaagttatttgtaaatctgtgaacttttttttttttctgttccgaaagtgtccaatggctttaagtagacTAGACAGAGTTTATATTTTTTCGATTTTGTTCCTACACAGAGGAAGACTCTCCACGACCAACATCATCAGATTTCAGTCTGGAAGAGTTTTGGAAGAAACTtggtttgtatatttttaaagaaCATCACCAGCtacatagttgcgataacgtaaccctcacCCGTAGCaggctacgccgtcggcaggagggttacgtaatTGCAACTAGTACATACATAGCGTGCCTTTGGCGATCAGTCTAGCGCACCCAAATcaagttgtgggtttgaatctctgTTCCTACACTTCatgcacttgtgtccttgaacaagaCTTGTTCCCTGGCATTTTTGTCCCAACTTATGTATGACTTTGAGTCGTACACTTGAAAGTGGCTGAATGCTAGACCTTTTGAAAGATTTATATTTCTGGTTCTAGAGATAAATGGGTTTTAACCTTGCTGTAGCCTCACTTCTGCTATTCTACTCCTATCATTTACGTGAGTGGATACCCACAATGAAATTACTTGATATTCCTTCAAGTTTTGTTCGTGTACACTTAATTTTCCCTTTATTTTATTCTCAGGTGCTGTATTTGAGTCGGTTTCGGCAGAAGCAACCAAACTCGCACTGTGGTTCAGTAAACCACCACTGCCTAAACCGACAGAATGTCAGTCACTCATTGCCAGTGTGGAGATGTCCGCTATCGCTCTGGTGTCCGTATTTTATGGTCTGCCAAAAGAAAAAGGTAGGCCCTATGTGCGTAATTATATAAGGCTTATTAAATGCACCTTGGCTACAATTTagcattttgttaaaacaaaatctaaaaaagaattgcaaaatgaaaaaaaaataaaggctttaaaaatattgtataTGCTAGTTTTCATGATTCTGTTTACTTGTAGTATAATACTGTATTTTTGTGAACGTTATTGTCTTgtatcttggccgaataaataataataataatattaataataataataataacaataataatattaagatTGTGAGTAGGGCTTAAAAAGAGGAAGAACAAAATTGGTTCAAACTGAATTCAAACTTCGGGACAGTTCATCTTTAAAACCACTTGACCATAGAATTGCATGAACAAGGAATGTCGACATGTCTGACATGCTGGGGGTGTTTATGGCAACAATTAACCTAAGTAGACAATAAAAGAAGAAGACTACTTTACTTCCTTTATACTATTTTGGTAGcgatggttaaaggcagtggacactattggtaattactcaaaataattattagcataaaacctttgttggtgacaagtaatggggagaggttgatggtataaaacattgtgagaaacggctccctctgatgtgccatagtttttcgagaaaaaaatcattttccacgtatttgattttgagaccccagatttagaacttgaggtctcaaaatcaaccatctattaaacgcacacaacttcatgtgacaagggtgttttttcttctgttattatctcgcaagttcgatgaccaattgagctcaaatttttacaggtttgttattttgtgcatacgttgagatacatcaactgtgaaggctagtctttgacaaataccaatagtgtccactgcctttaaccgtttGCTGTTTGTGCGAAATAACTCAATTCTCTAACTACATGCACTTATTCAATGCTCACTCACTGAACTCAGTATGTGGTCTGTCAGAACACAACTAGgcctacattgtacatcatGCACATAACACAATGCAATCTGTGAATTCTTGGCTCCAAGACAGCATCTCCCTGCTAACACGAAAAGAACGGTTGATCAGTCTATTTATATAGTCCATTCTTCCGGATGcaggatttttttctctcacagTTTGATGAACTCACCTATACCATTGGTGGTAACCTATACCAAATTGTAAACCAGGGGTTTGGCCGTCCGTACAATATTCCCCCAGTTCATCAATCGCTGAACCAATCATCAACTTTTCTCAAATCCATGGGAAGCATGCAAGCTCAAGCTcggtcccagttgtgacacttgtgtcctttcaAAGCAAGTTGCTTCTGTTGATCGGAAACACCAGAGCCCCAACATCTCTTAACTACCTGGCCATGACTTAAAAACAAGATTAATGAATATTATATAATTCTCTCATCAGGGTTAACACTTCGTAAAGGCACAAGGCAAACTGTCATTGGAGCCATAGAAGGAATACGAAGTCTGGCacatcaaataaaacaagacCACTACCAAAGGTAATCTTCTATAATGCATGATTCGATCCATCAGTCAATCAATGTTTTACCTACGAAGTAAattgggggagggagggagggaagAAAAGCATCTTGTGCATTCTTTTCCAGCAGTGGCGCAAGGTTGAAATTTGttcaactattttttattttatttttcacttcACAAGGcctgtaaaacaaattaaaaaaataattgaacaaaTTTCAACCTTGCGCTACTGCTGGAAAAAAATGCACAAGATTGACACTGATTGTCATGGCCGGgtgtcgaacccacactctgctgttgaCAACACCCAGAGCTTGGTTGGGTCTGGTGACCTAAACCGCTCAGCCTCAGTGCGCCAAAGTTTAAAGTAAAGTCACCctaaaatatgaaaaatgtaGTTATTATAAAACTGCTGACATATTCTACTTGTTTTCATTTAGAAGTGACTAGTGCATTTTGTTCTATTACTCTGAGAAGTGACTATCGTACTTTTGTTTTACTACTTTTGCGTCTTTGCAGTAGTGACAGTCAGTTGCGCTCAACAGGGAATGTATGGGAGCGTTGTGATGTATTCAAGACCCTGCCAAGGAACAACCAAGATGCAGTCTTAGTTGGGATGAGAGCAACAGGAGGATTGGTGAAGGATGCATTAGAGGAAATAGAAGAGGTGGGGATCAAACTATACACCAATTCAGGCGCGCACCCGGCGCGCTAGTGTTGAGCATGGCCGCCATTGCTGAGGTaacatgtgcctagttttgtgcacagagacataaggaaatcatgtttcttttctctttttatggaaatttaatgTCTTTCTCGACAATCTATGCGATTTCTCTGACATGGCTGCATGATATGACAATTTACTACATTCTtgctatttctttttttaaattaagctcaaaggaaaatactgaaattctgacaaaatctCATTTTAGTGACTATTTCATGCAGTTTCCGAGTCTTTTCCCCCTATTTCACGTGATCTTCATTAGTATATCATGATCTCCTGTTAAGGAAAATGTGAtagtcgttgaggaaaacatttcatgtccacaaagagtgaaaagaaacatgatttcttcatgtctctgtgcacaaaactaagcACATGTACACCTCAGCAATGGCGCACGGTGCTCAACACTCCGCACCTGAATTGGTGTATACTTCATTTAGGGTGTACAGCGGGGCTAGGGTAGGTATAGGATTGGTGATTGAATGATCTAGAAGTGGACAGGCTGACGCATCTatcaagggcccaatttcaaagagctgtttaaaggcattggaaacTATttgttgttactcaaaataattgttagcattgaaacttagttggtaacgagcaatgaagagctgttgatgtgagaaaaggctccctatgaagtaacatagcttttgagaaagaagtaatttctcagtaagtatttgaattgattttgagacctcacacatgaggtctcgaaatcaagcatctgacagcacacaactttgtgtgacaagggcgttttttcttctattattatctcgcaatacgacgaccaatcgagttcaaatttttgcaggtttgttatttttttgcatatgttgagatacaccatgtgagcttgacaataaccaaaggtgtccagtctctttaagcagaaaacactgcttcaAAATTGTCCACCAAGCAGAAATgagtggcacggttggcttgtgcgtaaagcgctcgcctctcaccaaggtgaccccggttcgattcccggtcggggccatatgtgagttgagttgtgcgttggttctctgctgtgccacgagggttttccagactatccggttttcctccctcaggaaaaaatcaaacactttcgatcttggctgtgctccgtggtcataatgggttgatgtggctggcagctgaatgcgccttgcatgcctgcttctcgaacacgttgtagccgcgtccttcgcaattcagctcttagctgcgagtaaggacgattagccccccaaattattattatataaagttattattttaaagttggGGTCTTTAAAAACATAGTCCTATTGCCTGAATCATTGTATAATTAGGGTCTTTTTGAACATTCTCCTATTGCCTGAATCTCGTTTTGGTGGTGTTCTCATTGCCTTCTTTTTATCGTTCAGCTTCAGGCAATGGACGGTGAATCACAAGGTGGTTGGGAAGACTTAGACAGGATCAGTGGTGAACCCTCTTCGGACTCGCAGGAATCTTGGAACCCCCAGGACAAAGCACTACTCCCTCCTTGCACAGGCCTAGTCAAGGCCTCCAGATCATGCATCAAGAAGGTATCCAGCACATTAAAAGCCAATGGCCAGTGGGAGGAAGCTGAATCCATTGCACAGCTGGATGACCTGGGGGAGATCAGTCAGCGGATCAGCCCTGCCGTTGACGAGATGGTCATGTGTCTTTATCCACCAATCAGACATGCCGATGTCAGACAGAATGTGAGTAGATGTTACTACTCGAAACCTGTTGGACTAGCGAGTCATTATGATATTAAATAGGAAATTGTTTAGGATTTGATCTGCCTCCAGCTACTAGGCAATCTTGATGGTCGAGTGATGAGACATCTGCTTTAAAAAGGCAAAGCCTGTGGGTACCAATCCCACCAAGTATTTTACCTGTgaattttttccacagaactcgggaaagagTACTTGGGAAAttacttagtatacagtgctttacacagtgtaggggtaaaaccaaattattttatttttatccctgatgcgaatttaacatttattaagcATGATATGATTGAGGCCTAGGATCATACTGAGGCTGGGGAGGCCACTGTTGCCCctgctcttggccttggtgcccttggtgcccttggtcGTGCTATTGTCCATTGGTTTAAGCACTGGTACCCCTGGCCTTGGCACCCCATTTTCCGTCCTACACGGTCCTGACGCCTAGATGCCCCTGCTCCTTTCAATTGAAAACTGTGGTAACATTTATTAAAATTCCTTTTCCTCTTCCACAGGCAAACAAGCTAGCCGAGGTTTTATTACAACTCCTAAGCCGAGCCAAGACATCCCACATCACCAAAGATGAGGATAGCACATGGCTTACGTTCCTCAGTAAGGCCGTCGACCACAACCTAGAGAAGATCACCCAGCTGACGGCTGGACCAACGCCTGATGAGGTCACAtaatcattatattttactcatttcagtgtaaatctatttgtgaatattttatataaaagatGGGAGAAAAAGTGATGAGTTGACATGTCCATCAGTGCTTGAGTTTAGggggggggaaaaaacacagtACTTGTACATGAAACTCAAAATAAACACAGTACATATACGTGAAACTCAAATAGTTACTCGACCAGAAATAATATGTGAACAAGACCAGACCCAAGATGAGTAAAAAACTCAATGAAtcctaaaaaaaatgcattttttataTGCTCTAAAGACAGATGTAAGAAAATATTTATCTCATCTGTTTTTGTGGGTGTTAC is part of the Asterias rubens chromosome 4, eAstRub1.3, whole genome shotgun sequence genome and harbors:
- the LOC117289088 gene encoding cyclin-D1-binding protein 1 homolog yields the protein MASSQLDNIFETFLENLDLVVSKLKEEDSPRPTSSDFSLEEFWKKLGAVFESVSAEATKLALWFSKPPLPKPTECQSLIASVEMSAIALVSVFYGLPKEKGLTLRKGTRQTVIGAIEGIRSLAHQIKQDHYQSSDSQLRSTGNVWERCDVFKTLPRNNQDAVLVGMRATGGLVKDALEEIEELQAMDGESQGGWEDLDRISGEPSSDSQESWNPQDKALLPPCTGLVKASRSCIKKVSSTLKANGQWEEAESIAQLDDLGEISQRISPAVDEMVMCLYPPIRHADVRQNANKLAEVLLQLLSRAKTSHITKDEDSTWLTFLSKAVDHNLEKITQLTAGPTPDEVT